A window from Lachnoanaerobaculum umeaense encodes these proteins:
- a CDS encoding sensor histidine kinase, protein MFRRLRIQFILVATVAVIIMLISVIGVLNASKYAVSEKRINKILDLLSDNNGVLPKEETIEKILGKKTNSDNIYQYRYFSVQVDSSDKVITMNTEHIANLSDTDVVFYVKKILSGGKTYGNFTTTDGQKLAYKLNFDEVDESKLIVVLDITRYSEDRDDLIETSVFIFFSNLIFFIVIFIIFSGKVMMPFMENYRNQRAFITNASHELKTPIAIISANNELAEMLTGENEWTQSTKEQIQRLTELINRLVVLARFEEQTSVAAVNINFSDIVEKSSKSFKSLAIKGGKNFESDVQKDIYISGDQSAIYELVNILIDNANKYCDEGGIIGVRMLQQGLTFKKAKLVVYNTYKEGRNTDYSKFFERFYREDKSHNSSISGYGVGLSIARNIINRHKGKIHVSYKNNIIYFNIYFNMVANANNDGNRTTDKESK, encoded by the coding sequence TTGTTTAGAAGGCTTCGTATACAATTCATTTTAGTTGCTACTGTGGCAGTTATTATAATGCTTATTTCAGTAATAGGCGTTTTAAATGCTTCAAAGTATGCAGTAAGTGAAAAGAGAATAAATAAAATATTAGATTTATTATCTGATAACAACGGAGTTCTTCCCAAAGAAGAAACTATCGAAAAGATTCTTGGCAAAAAGACTAATTCAGATAATATCTATCAATACAGATATTTTAGTGTACAGGTAGACAGTAGCGATAAAGTAATAACTATGAATACTGAACATATTGCAAATCTATCAGATACAGATGTTGTATTTTATGTAAAGAAAATACTATCGGGAGGTAAAACCTATGGGAACTTTACAACTACTGATGGACAAAAGCTTGCGTATAAGCTTAATTTTGATGAGGTTGATGAGAGTAAGCTTATAGTTGTACTGGATATTACCAGATATTCTGAGGATAGGGATGATTTGATTGAGACATCGGTATTTATTTTCTTTTCAAATTTAATTTTTTTCATAGTAATATTTATTATTTTTTCAGGTAAGGTAATGATGCCATTTATGGAAAACTATAGGAATCAGAGAGCTTTTATTACTAATGCAAGTCATGAGCTAAAGACTCCTATTGCTATAATTTCTGCTAATAACGAGTTGGCAGAGATGCTTACCGGAGAAAATGAATGGACGCAAAGTACAAAGGAACAGATACAGCGTTTGACTGAACTTATAAATAGGTTGGTCGTACTTGCAAGATTTGAGGAACAGACGAGTGTAGCGGCTGTAAATATCAATTTTTCAGATATAGTGGAAAAATCCTCAAAGTCCTTTAAATCATTGGCAATAAAGGGCGGTAAAAATTTTGAATCAGATGTCCAAAAGGATATATATATATCCGGAGATCAGAGTGCTATATATGAGCTGGTCAATATTCTAATCGATAATGCAAATAAATATTGTGATGAAGGTGGGATTATTGGTGTAAGAATGCTACAACAGGGGTTAACATTCAAAAAAGCCAAGCTTGTGGTGTATAATACATATAAAGAGGGTAGGAATACAGATTATTCAAAGTTTTTTGAAAGATTTTATAGAGAAGATAAATCACATAACAGCAGTATTTCGGGCTATGGAGTGGGACTTTCTATTGCGAGAAATATTATAAACAGACATAAGGGTAAGATTCATGTATCATATAAGAATAATATTATATATTTTAATATATATTTTAATATGGTAGCTAATGCAAATAATGACGGTAATCGTACAACTGATAAAGAAAGTAAATAA
- a CDS encoding response regulator transcription factor codes for MKILLAEDEFALSRAYATALKIQGYEVVQAFDGEQALEHASTGIFDLMIFDIMMPKMTGLEVLKNIRESGNTTYVIMLTAMSEVDDKIAGLDLGADEYLTKPIELKELIARIRSLERRIDTKFNEKILTFGSVKLNVAEQELSAKNSIILAGKETKLMEVLMLNKNKKLSTDYIYNHVWSKDEDSDAGYVWIYISYLKKKLKAINANIDIMGEENSDFELVEV; via the coding sequence ATGAAAATATTGTTAGCTGAAGATGAATTTGCTTTGTCAAGGGCATATGCTACGGCATTGAAAATACAAGGATATGAGGTTGTACAGGCATTTGATGGAGAACAGGCACTTGAACATGCAAGTACAGGAATATTTGATTTGATGATTTTTGATATAATGATGCCAAAGATGACAGGGCTGGAAGTTTTGAAAAACATAAGAGAATCAGGTAATACAACATATGTTATTATGCTCACTGCAATGAGTGAGGTAGATGATAAAATTGCGGGACTTGATTTGGGTGCGGATGAATACCTTACGAAACCAATTGAGCTAAAGGAATTGATTGCAAGGATAAGATCACTTGAGCGAAGAATAGATACAAAGTTTAATGAAAAGATACTTACATTTGGAAGTGTGAAGCTGAATGTAGCAGAACAGGAATTGTCGGCAAAGAATTCTATTATTTTGGCAGGTAAGGAAACCAAGCTTATGGAAGTACTTATGCTAAATAAAAATAAGAAATTGTCAACAGATTACATTTATAATCATGTATGGTCTAAGGATGAAGACTCTGATGCCGGGTATGTTTGGATATATATATCTTATTTAAAGAAAAAACTTAAGGCAATCAATGCAAACATTGATATTATGGGAGAAGAAAATAGTGATTTTGAATTAGTTGAGGTGTAA
- a CDS encoding GTP pyrophosphokinase — protein sequence MNIYGNYEKYLGIILEMFSRDVNILNDEYKEKTGYKLFEHFITRIKTNESMIEKCKRKGIEPTTYNALKEIKDAIGVRIVCGFVDDIYTLVGMFKNMNNINVVDEKDYILNVKPNGYRSYHMILEIVTEYPDCEDNENGKYYIEIQLRTIAMDSWASLEHQMKYKKNIGNHERITKELKRCADELASCDLNMQTIKKLIEESDNENIVS from the coding sequence ATGAATATATATGGAAACTATGAAAAATATTTGGGAATTATACTGGAGATGTTTTCAAGAGATGTAAATATATTAAATGATGAATATAAAGAAAAAACCGGATATAAACTTTTTGAGCATTTTATTACAAGAATAAAGACAAATGAAAGTATGATAGAAAAATGTAAGAGAAAAGGTATAGAGCCCACTACATATAATGCATTAAAGGAAATCAAGGATGCTATAGGTGTAAGAATTGTATGTGGTTTTGTTGACGACATATACACTCTTGTAGGTATGTTTAAAAATATGAATAATATAAATGTAGTGGATGAAAAGGACTATATACTTAATGTAAAGCCTAATGGATATCGTTCCTACCATATGATACTTGAAATAGTAACAGAATATCCGGATTGTGAAGATAATGAGAATGGAAAGTATTACATTGAGATTCAACTAAGGACTATAGCTATGGATTCATGGGCATCTCTTGAGCATCAGATGAAATACAAGAAAAATATAGGCAATCATGAGAGGATTACAAAAGAGCTGAAAAGATGTGCTGATGAGTTGGCATCCTGTGACTTAAATATGCAAACTATAAAAAAATTAATAGAGGAGTCAGATAATGAAAATATTGTTAGCTGA